In Sander vitreus isolate 19-12246 chromosome 7, sanVit1, whole genome shotgun sequence, a genomic segment contains:
- the plod1a gene encoding procollagen-lysine,2-oxoglutarate 5-dioxygenase 1 isoform X4 has protein sequence MRLSPLLLFPGIFICVLFPLTNCEEQQIPEEKLLVVTVATKETDGFKRFLGSAKHFNYTVKVLGRGQKWMSGDYMSGPGGGQKVRLLKEALEEMKNEDKVILFIDSYDVVFASGPKELLKKFQQARHKVVFSSESLIWPNRHLEDKYPHVIIGNRFLGSGGFIGYLPNIKEMVADWTGKDNDSDQLFFTKIYIDPVKRKSINITLDSKCRLFQNLHGALDEVVLKFEDGRVRARNVLYDTLPVVIHGNGPTKLQINYLGNYIPNTWTFETGCTVCHQDLHPLTALKESEYPLVVIGVFIQQPTPFVTMFFERLLKLQYPKNRLKLFIYNQEAHHERHISSFLKEHGSLYQDVKVIGPEEEMDEAASGNMGFDMCRKDKDCDYFFLLDIQVVLKNENTLKILIEQNLPIVAPMITRVGRLWSNFWGALNAEGYYARSEDYVDIVQGRRVGVWNVPYVSSVYLVKASLLRSELADYELFNSNTLDPDMAFCHNIRNKGIFMYVTNMHTFGRILSTDNYQTSHLHNDLWQIFENPVDWQERYIHENYTYIMKDKLIENPCPDVYWFPIFSEVACNHIVEEMEHYGKWSGGGNTDTRIQGGYENVPTIDIHMNQINFEKEWHKFLLEYVAPITEKMYPGYYTKGGGCRFLRYDCSIQAPRKGWSLLHPGRLTHYHEGLPTTAGVRYIAVSFVDP, from the exons ATGAGACTTTCGCCCTTGCTGTTGTTTCCAGGGATTTTTATCTGTGTACTTTTCCCATTGACAAACTGTGAAGAGCAGCAAATCCCTGAAG AGAAACTTCTAGTTGTGACAGTTGCAACCAAAGAGACTGATGGCTTCAAGCGTTTCTTGGGGTCGGCTAAACACTTTAACTACACTGTCAAG GTTCTTGGTCGGGGTCAGAAATGGATGAGTGGCGACTACATGTCCGGTCCAGGAGGAGGCCAGAAAGTACGACTCCTTAAAGAGGCTCTGGAGGAGATGAAGAATGAGGACAAAGTCATCCTTTTTATCGACAG CTATGATGTGGTTTTCGCCTCGGGTCCCAAAGAGCTGCTCAAGAAGTTCCAGCAGGCCAGACACAAGGTGGTGTTCTCCTCTGAGAGCCTGATCTGGCCCAACAGACACCTGGAGGACAAATACCCCCACGTCATCATTGGCAACAGGTTTCTAGGCTCAGGAG GTTTCATTGGCTACCTTCCCAACATCAAAGAAATGGTTGCTGACTGGACAGGAAAAGATAATGACAGTGACCAGCTGTTCTTCACCAAGATTTACATTGATCCAGTTAAAAGG AAATCCATAAATATCACACTGGACAGCAAATGCAGATTGTTCCAGAACCTTCATGGAGCCCTCG acGAGGTGGTGCTGAAGTTTGAGGATGGGCGGGTACGAGCCAGAAATGTGCTGTATGATACCCTGCCAGTCGTCATCCATGGGAACGGACCAACCAAG CTCCAGATCAACTACCTGGGTAACTACATCCCCAACACATGGACATTTGAGACAGGGTGCACAGTGTGTCACCAGGACCTCCACCCACTGACAGCTCTTAAG gaGAGTGAGTACCCTCTGGTGGTCATTGGCGTCTTCATTCAGCAGCCCACCCCCTTTGTGACGATGTTCTTTGAACGCCTACTAAAGCTCCAGTATCCCAAAAACAGACTCAAACTCTTCATCTACAACCAG gAAGCTCATCATGAGCGTCACATCAGCTCTTTCCTGAAGGAGCATGGAAGCCTTTATCAGGATGTCAAAGTCATTGGGCCTGAAGAGGAGATGGACGAAGCTGCCTCCGGCAACATGGGCTT tGACATGTGCCGGAAGGACAAGGACTGTGACTATTTCTTCCTCTTGGACATTCAAGTGGTCTTAAAGAATGAGAACACACTTAAAATTCTCATTGAACAAAACCT GCCTATTGTGGCACCGATGATAACCCGAGTTGGTCGACTGTGGAGCAACTTCTGGGGAGCCCTGAATGCAGAAGGCTACTACGCCCGGTCAGAGGACTACGTGGACATAGTTCAAGGACGCAGAGT GGGTGTGTGGAATGTCCCGTACGTGTCCAGCGTGTACCTGGTGAAGGCCAGCTTGCTTCGATCGGAGCTCGCAGACTACGAGCTGTTTAACTCAAACACCTTAGACCCCGACATGGCTTTCTGCCACAACATCCGCAATAAG GGAATCTTCATGTACGTAACCAACATGCACACTTTCGGCCGCATCCTGTCAACAGACAACTATCAGACCAGCCATCTTCATAATGATCTGTGGCAGATCTTTGAAAACCCAGTG GACTGGCAGGAGCGCTACATTCATGAGAACTACACTTACATCATGAAAGACAAGCTGATTGAGAAT CCTTGTCCTGATGTGTACTGGTTCCCAATTTTCTCTGAAGTTGCTTGTAACCACATTGTTGAAGAAATGGAACATTACGGGAAATGGTCAGGAGGAGGCAATACG GACACCAGAATCCAAGGTGGCTATGAGAATGTCCCCACTATCGATATCCACATGAATCAAATCAACTTTGAAAAGGAATGGCACAAGTTCTTACTGGAGTATGTAGCACCGATAACGGAGAAAATGTATCCTGGTTACTACACCAAG